A single Dermacentor variabilis isolate Ectoservices chromosome 9, ASM5094787v1, whole genome shotgun sequence DNA region contains:
- the RpS20 gene encoding ribosomal protein S20, producing MSAYKDSKPVDDSQAWPVHRIRITLTSRNVASLEKVCADLIKGAKDKELRVKGPVRMPTKTLRITTRKTPCGEGSKTWDRYQMRIYKRVIDLHSPSEIVKQITSISIEPGVEVEVTIADS from the exons ATG TCTGCGTACAAGGACTCGAAGCCCGTCGATGACTCGCAAGCCTGGCCCGTCCACCGGATCAGGATCACGTTGACGAGTCGTAATGTGGCCAGCTTGGAGAAGG TGTGCGCTGACCTCATCAAGGGCGCCAAGGATAAGGAGCTTCGGGTGAAGGGACCCGTGCGGATGCCCACCAAGACCTTGCGCATCACCACCCGCAAGACCCCCTGTGGCGAGGGTTCCAAGACCTGGGATCGCTACCAGATGCGCATCTACAAGCGTGTCATTGACTTGCACTCGCCCTCGGAGATTGTCAAGCAGATC ACATCCATCAGCATCGAGCCTGGTGTTGAAGTTGAGGTCACCATCGCCGACTCTTAA